The following coding sequences lie in one Cydia strobilella chromosome 16, ilCydStro3.1, whole genome shotgun sequence genomic window:
- the LOC134748408 gene encoding protein hairless, with protein sequence MHIQEATNTTLTTCSKMTEEVDRRHGVNGNSSSKTASEESPVATSAHSGSGGRLKFFKDGKFILELVRGCARAGERSGWVSVPRKTFWPPAAPHTPPTPPAPGPTASLSVSDDNSSIHSSPWQRDHCWKQPAPRRNLSKELAMYYCRPAALTAQAIRAGARAKRRRPYDATPLEPRNGLCRNGAVSPGRDAVDGAPDSAAKPADERRTDCDREKYYHMKLKKPYQYHKLRVYKKTKPAIRPKVLARTIDKLRERVAALPAPVNAKLASCRQEHMMVSPRKRILRELERVSLEDQGTKRRAKTVPALSTASYPPSPGPGPSHAPARAAAPPDRSTNGTARKEPVTKNVSSYSIHSLLSMPDESPAPSPHSYPPSLKTESPSSVHSPDLSPSPDNYRYRYSALTLGSPTPGALRDSPTPPDLARYRHAPYAPPVSPYAAGRQWPAAPYRREDWRDLQYVYGYGGVAPAVGYRAPQAPLWMHYGVPVPPGPWAPLAHPLINDHIPKEEPTSDLPLNLSKH encoded by the exons ATGCATATACAGGAAGCAACGAACACAACTCTGACAACATGTTCCAAAATGACAGAAGAAGTAGACAGAAGACATGGCGTAAACGGGAACAGCAGTAGCAAGACAGCGAGCGAGGAGAGTCCCGTCGCCACCTCGGCGCACTCGGGCTCGGGCGGCCGACTCAAGTTCTTCAAAG ATGGCAAATTCATCTTGGAGCTGGTGCGCGGATGCGCGCGTGCGGGCGAGCGCTCGGGCTGGGTGTCGGTGCCGCGCAAGACGTTCtggccgcccgccgcgccgcacacgccgcccacgccgcccgcgcccggccCCACCGCCTCGCTCAGCGTCTCCGACGACAATTCCTCCATCCACTCCTCGCCCTGGCAGCGCGACCATTGCTGGAAGCAGCCCGCCCCGCGCCGCAACCTCTCCAAAGAGCTAGCCATGTACTATTGCCGGCCCGCGGCGCTCACCGCGCAGGCTATCCGCGCCGGCGCTCGAGCGAAGCGTCGTCGGCCCTACGACGCGACGCCGCTCGAGCCGCGCAACGGACTCTGTCGGAACGGCGCCGTCTCCCCCGGCCGGGACGCCGTCGACGGCGCGCCCGACTCCGCCGCCAAGCCGGCCGACGAGCGGCGAACGGATTGCGACCGAGAGAAATATTACCACATGAAACTCAAAAAACCATATCAGTATCATAAGTTAAGGGTGTATAAAAAGACGAAGCCGGCGATCAGGCCTAAGGTGCTCGCCCGTACGATAGACAAGCTGCGCGAACGCGTCGCGGCGCTGCCGGCGCCCGTCAACGCAAAGCTGGCTTCGTGTCGCCAAGAGCACATGATGGTATCGCCGCGCAAGCGCATCCTACGCGAACTCGAGCGCGTCAGCTTAGAGGATCAGGGCACGAAGAGGCGCGCCAAGACCGTGCCGGCGCTCAGCACCGCGTCGTACCCGCCGTCGCCGGGCCCCGGGCCCAGCCACGcgcccgcgcgcgccgccgcgccgcccgaccGCTCCACCAACGGCACCGCCCGCAAGGAGCCCGTCACCAAGAACGTGAGCAGCTACAGCATCCACTCGCTGCTGTCCATGCCAGACGAGAGCCCCGCCCCGTCGCCGCACTCGTACCCGCCCTCCTTGAAGACGGAGTCGCCGTCGAGCGTGCACTCGCCGGACCTGAGCCCGAGCCCCGACAACTACCGGTACCGCTACTCGGCGCTGACGCTGGGCTCGCCAACGCCGGGAGCGCTGCGGGACTCCCCGACGCCGCCGGACCTGGCGCGGTACCGACACGCGCCGTACGCGCCGCCCGTGTCGCCCTACGCGGCCGGGCGGCAGTGGCCGGCGGCGCCGTACCGCCGCGAGGACTGGCGGGACCTGCAGTACGTGTACGGGTACGGCGGCGTGGCGCCGGCCGTGGGCTACCGCGCGCCGCAGGCGCCGCTGTGGATGCACTACGGGGTGCCGGTCCCGCCCGGGCCCTGGGCGCCGCTGGCGCACCCGCTCATCAACGACCACATACCTAAAGAAGAACCTACGTCAG atttgcCACTGAACCTGTCAAAGCACTGA